The Peromyscus eremicus chromosome 16_21, PerEre_H2_v1, whole genome shotgun sequence genome includes the window AGCCTGGGAGAGGCTGTGTAAGGACTTGTCTGGCTCTGAAGAGGCCTCTGCAGTGAATGTTGGCTGTTTAATGTTAagcctctcaatagtaaactcTGCTGCCATATTTCAGACAAAGACCGAAACAacccagtcagcttgtttatccCATTTTTATCTGCCAAGTATCATCACTTGGGCTCTGTCTCCTCCTTTCCCAGAGCTGACAAGGTACTGCAGGACAGCAGGTGGGCACACACCTGATTAAGATTGTAGGTAGAGTAGGGAGGCCATCTCCTCAAGTGACAGGAAGGCCACCTAGCTGGAAGGGCAGTGTGACAGTGGAGGGAGAGGACCGGGTAGAGCCTTGCTGTGAGGCTTCCTGCTAGGCTAGGGTTTGCTGTGACACATTGGGTACCTCCTTAGCTGCCTCTTACAACTTGGAAACCAAGGTGCAGAGCGGCACAGACACACATCCCCAGTACTTGTACCCTTGTAGCCTTCCTCCCATTTTCTTCACACCATTGTGTCCATTTGGCAAGAGGCTTGAACAGATGATCCCCACACACACTCTAGGGTGCAGTTAGGTGCTCTCTGAAGGACTCTAAGCCTTGAGATATCATTTCTAGCCCCAGTTCTCTGCCAACCAGCTGTCTGTCTCAAAGCAAATAGGCTGGCTTCTCCAGGGCTTAGTGTGAGAAGTAAGCCAAGGGATAGGTGTATATAGAACAGTTAAGAGCAGGCCCACCCAGTGGCCTTCTGTGAGGAGCTTGAGGCCTCTGGAGAAATCCTTTTACAACTCCACTCCCATCCCTTTGGTGTTTGTGGTGTTTCCCTGATCAGTGGGTCTTGGTGGGTACTGACGCTGGACAGTGTAAGGTAGACAGGCCTGACTACAGTCTCTATCAGTCAGCTGTACCTGAGACACGATTCTGTCCAAAGAAACTACCTCCATAGCCAGTAGCTCCCTCAGTTCTTCTTATCGAGGAGAATTGGCCTTGAAGGGAGACTGCCTAGGGTGTAGGTAGTACTGTTTCTGCTAGACAGGTTCTGGCATCCTGCATGAGGTTCAGTGACAGAAGTCATCCCGCAGCTGCCCATTGGCATTGCTGCCGGGAGGAGCTAGGACAAGGAAGTGGGCCTTCCTGCTGTGCCCTGGCCATCTGCTAAGGAATAGCAGAGTAGAAAGCAGTGGTTTCTGGGGGACTTCCGAGCTGCCATTCTGTTAACTAGTCCTTGTTCCTCTCCCTGTTTCCCTTCCCTCAGTGAGAACCCACTTCCCACAGTTGAGATTGCCATCCGAAATACCGGAGATGCTGATCAGTGGTGCCCCCTGCTGGAGACACTGACCGATGCTGAGATGGAGAAGAAGATCCGGGATCAAGACCGGAACACAAGGTACACCCCTAGGCACCTATCTtccctggcagaggcaggggtatcttCTCCCTAGGAACCTAGTTTTAAGGGGAAGTTTCTGTGGGGATCAGGCCCCAGGGTACATTTCCTTGAAGAGAACAACATCCCCTAGCAGGTCTCAGGGTTTCTATAGAGATTAACAGGGCCAGTGCAGCGGACTGGCAAGGTCAAGAAAAAGGCTGGAGACTGTTCCTTCTAGATGGGCCCCACACCACCTACTCTAGAAAAAATAACATACCTAGGAGGGTGGCCACCCAGAGCTGTGACCGGCCCCAGCTGACCCCCTGTTCTCCTACTTCAGGCGAATGAGGCGTCTCGCCAACACTGCCCCAGCCTGGTGATGAAGCCGTCCATGCTCAACTTCCACGGAGCATCTCAAAAGActgcctttccttcctctgtgGTAAAGAGAGAGGCAAAGGGACAGCTGGTGCCATCCTGAGGAATGGGGTAGGGCCTCCTGGGTGCCTTCCTTCAGCACACATTCCATTTGCTAAGCCCCAGCACTGTCCCCCAAAGTCTAACGTCAGCCTCAtttgggttggttttgtttttgtataggAGCCCCAGACAGAGCTAGcaacactttttaaataaaagtaaccaGTTGAGCTTCTTTGGTGTTGAGAGCATAAAATGTGAGCTAGAGCTAGGAGTGGGGCCTGAGGTAGAGCCTGCGTGGATGGAAGAGGGTTTAGTCAAGGTTGATGTGCCAACCCTGCCCTTCTTGCCCTCAAATTCTCAAGTGAGTACATGGAGATCACTGGGTCTCCACAGCCAGCCCCAAGGTCCCCAAAGTAGAGCCAAGTCATTGTTCATTCTTGTGCCTTCCAGCTTCCCTGTGCAGCTCTGTGCTCAGCAAGTCTCTGTAGAGGTTGAGGCTCATTTGCTGGCCTTGGTCCTGCTGCATCCAGACGGGCTGCTGCCAGCTGGGGGGACCATATTGCTCTAGAGTCCTTTCTAGAGGACTTGGTCATGTGTGGGCAGCACCTGGACATGACATCACTAGTACACAAACAGGAAGTCTTCTGTTCTGGCAACCCAAGAAAGGTTAACTAAACCCATCTCTACTGTGGCCAGGACCTGCTCCTTCCCCGGCCTGTTGTGAGGTTAGGGAAATAGAACACAGTTGTGTGCCATCCTTTAAGTTGGCAGTATGTGGAGAAGAGGTACAGCCctctaccccccaccccaagctgTGCTTTCGGTAAGCTCCTCATTCCCTTTGTCCTTGGTTTGTGGTGTGGTATAGAATTGACACAGCATCCGTTAAGGTGACAGATGGGTCTGCACTTGGCAAACTGGGCATGCGGGTTTGTAATTGAAGACAGTGATCCCAGTACTGCAGCTACAGTCTACTGCTACCCTCTCTCAGGGGGTCCTCCTGGGGAGTGTTCTACCCCTCTCCCCGTACACCCCTAGAGTCTGCCTGCTTTGAGCACTTCcacacagcaacacagcttcggCCCCACCAGGTTTCACTATGAAATTGAGTCAGACTCAGTAGAAAACATTTTTGTTGCCATAGAAATAATAAGCAGTGGTTGGGGGAATCCCATGCTGTTGGGCATCCAGGAGTAAGCCCCAGGGGAGCACatgtacagcaacaaggaaaactGGCCACATTGACATCCTCGGTTCAGAGGAGGTGCAGGTAGGAAGGACTCACAGGCCTTCAGCAAACGGAATGTCGTAGAACTACCTCTGCTACACACAGGGTTCTGCTAAGATAGAGCTCAAGGTCCTGGGCTCACTAGAGTGGCAGAGGACCAAACTTGTTCTCTGCACCTGAGCCCATGGGACTTTTGGGTCACCAGCCGGAGATGAACGTGAACACTTGCTTGCCAAAGAGGACAGAGAGGCTAGGAGGATGGGCATCAGCCCACTGGCACCCCAGGCAGGATACCTGTAGACTGGGCATGATCCTGGGTGGTGAGGACTTGTTGCCAGTGCTCCAGCAAGGCACTGGCAGCATGAAGATGAGAACTGGAGGTCTGTATTAGTTGAGTTCAGAGCTCTGCTAGGCATCCGTTGGCAGTCTtcaccctctctgggcctcatgTCCTACTACCTACAGTTGAGCAGAGATGGTACAGGGGATGTAGGGTGTTGCTGGCTGAGGCACCAAGGTGGGCCCAGCCTTCTGGATGGGTTGCTTGGCATAAGAGAAGGTAGAACTCTGCCAGGAGCCTCAGGCTGACCAAGTGGGCTTACTGGTCCAGGGGCTGCACTCAGGGCTCTGGTGGTTCTTCTGGAAGGGGCAGGTAATTGGGGTCCTCCTGAGGGTCATCGAGTAGTAGCTTCCTGTGGGGAGGGGACAACTATGCTGAGCTGCAGTAAACACAGTTTCCCCATGGAGTAGGTAGACTGCCACCAAAGGGGGGAAAACAGTTGTCTCACACTCACAGAAAGCTGGGGGTCAGCAGCAGCCTCTTGCCTCCAGGCTGGTTGGGAAAGACATCTTCCAGGAAGTAGTAGATGTGGCCCACAACAATGCCTGCAAGAGAGCCGAAGGCTGCCAGAGGCCATCTTTCACAGCCCAGTGTAGCCCAGGTTCCAGAGCACAAGCACCCTGTTATCTGCCATCAGGGTAAGATCAGAACTGGCTTTGAAAGGCATAAAGGGGCCCAAAAGTGGACAGTacctggggagggggaaggactAGGGACCTGAGAACACTGGGGGAGTaggaaccaggaagcagaaactgTAACCACCCCCATGCAGGACCAACTCTGGTGTCTTCAGGTCAACCACAGATGCAAATCCTGTGGGCCAGCTGAACTGCTTGAGGGGCATTAAGAACATGACAGTTAGGACAGGAAGAGGAATTTGGGAGGTGCACGGGAGAAAGGTCTGGTGCAGGGGgaagggatgtgtgtgtgagCTGCATACCCTGATGGGAGCAGCTGGCCTGAGGTGAGTGGGAAGGGTGGGCAGGCTCACCTAGCAGGTCTGTGAGGACGGAGTTGCCCAGCAGCATCGAGAAGCCCATGAGGGCCCAGGGCAGGAATGGTGCCTGGAAGTTGAGTAATCCAAAGAAGTTGACCCTCACCTGAGGGCTGCGACGACTCCACACATAGACCAGCATGGCCATGAGGGCCTGTCCCAGGAAAAAGAGGCTGCCCAGGAATCCCAGCAGCTGGGCCAGAGTCAAGGTGCCCTGGAGCAGTCTGCTGCCCACAGTGCCTCCCTGGCTCTTTCAACAGGTTTCCTCATCTCCCTGGTCTATTCCATATCAAGCAGAGCCCCCTCTCTGTGGCGTCCAGGTACCCAGGCTCCATCCatgactgctcctttctctggcTCTTGCATTCATGTTTCAGAGCCTCAGTATTCTACCAGTCTGTCCTATTTTCTCCCTGTTGTGCTCTGCAGAGACACTGATCTAGCTGGGGCATCTAGACTACATGGCTGCTAGGCCCTGAATGTTTGTCTCTTCCGGCCTGGGCACTTCATGTCGAACCCCAGGGCCACGACATAGACAGAGGTGTCCCTTGGCCCAATAATAGTGAGCCTACAGGAAGGATACAGTCATAAGAACACCCCCGAAGAGAAACATGAAGACGAAGTCGGCTTTTCGACCACGGAAAGAACCCTCCTCCAGCATACGGCAGTAGCGGAACCTGCAACACTGGTATAGGAAGTGCCACGCGgactgggcctcagtttccccgctCCTAGCCCAGCACACCCCCAATCCGACCTCACCACCCACTCCCGTGGCCCAGGATACACGAAGAGCATGTTGAAGAAGAAGCCGAATCCCAGGGGCCCGAAGAAGAGGAAGGTAGTGATGAGCCTCCAGACCTGCAAAGAGGTGGGGGTGGCGGTGAGGCGCGGGGCTGGAGGGCGAGGGCCTGGCTGACAGGTGCCAGAGTCGGGGCCACCTCACCTGGAACTTCCGGAACACCAGGTGCGGGTTGAAGTAGAGCTGGAAGGGGCTGAGGAGTTCCAGCTGCTGTGGGACGGGGAGCGTGTAAGACGCCGGAAACCAGCGACCTCCCTAACCCCCTCCGGCCGGCCAGGGACAGTAACCATGGCGCCACCACGCCCGCCCGGCCGGCCCGCTCACCACTGCGGCGGTGGTAAGGACGCAGGCCGCGGTGTAGGCCCGCGTCACCGCGGGCACCTGCAGGAAGCCCGCCGCCAGCCCCTGCCCTGCCATCGAAAATCCTAGGCGCGCGCGCGCCGGCAAGGCCGCGCTCTTAACCCGCCCCAAGCCCCGCCTCATTCCCTAGTGGCCAATCAGCGGCGGAAGAGCCGAGCCTGGGACTGGAAAGCCAATGGGGAGAGGGAGCGGGAAGTCAGGTGTATCGAGGAGGCTGGCCAATGAGGAAGTCCCACGGTAGAGCACGTGGCGGTTGTTGTGGCTGCTGTGGAGGCGTGGGGGGGCTTGTGGCCAATCAGAAATGGTCGCTTGACAGCATCTCGAGAAGGACCAATAGCAAGGACCCACGAGGTCGCGTGGCTATGAAAGGGGGCGGGGCTATGAAAAGAGGCGCAAAGAGACCGACGGGGGCGGCCGAGCTGCTGGGCCAGCCTCAGGCAGCTCTCCCGCCTGCTGGTAACGTCCCTTTTAGCTTCTGAGAACCCAGGCCCGCTTCACCCACAAGTCCCTAAAAAGTCAAGTCCAGGTAACATTTGCGGGCCCCTGATCTTCCTGGGTGTGCGCTGTGGGGGAGGACTCAGCCAAAGGACTGAGCCAGGCTGGAGCAAAAGGGCAGACTGGAGAGGGACTTGAAATTTTGGTAGAAGAGAAAAACGCCACTAATCAACCATTTATTGAGGACCTACTGTGTGTTGGGTATTCTGGTAAACGCTGGGGATCCTGTCGCCAACAAAGACACTGTCCATTATGGTCCAGTCAGTTCAATACTACAGCGACCTAACGCTGTCCAGACAGGGCCTTGATGGAAAAATAATACCAGAGATGGACCTCCATAGTAAGTAAGGTGACCTGGGAAGCCTTTATAAGAAGGGGACATTTAATTGTCACTTCTGAAAGATCCCTGTGCTCAGTAGAAAGTTATACAGACAAAACAGTAACAAGTGCTGTCACGGTATGAAAAGGTCTTCCTGTGGGTTTGTGGGGATTTATAGTCCCATAGCCGCTATGGGAAACAGTAAAGCTAGTACTCAAATATTTAAAGTAAAGCTATCACTGGCTGCGGTGGTGTATgccttcattcccagcactccaaaggcagaggcaggc containing:
- the Derl3 gene encoding derlin-3 isoform X1, whose product is MAGQGLAAGFLQVPAVTRAYTAACVLTTAAVQLELLSPFQLYFNPHLVFRKFQVWRLITTFLFFGPLGFGFFFNMLFVFRYCRMLEEGSFRGRKADFVFMFLFGGVLMTLLGFLGSLFFLGQALMAMLVYVWSRRSPQVRVNFFGLLNFQAPFLPWALMGFSMLLGNSVLTDLLGIVVGHIYYFLEDVFPNQPGGKRLLLTPSFLKLLLDDPQEDPNYLPLPEEPPEP
- the Derl3 gene encoding derlin-3 isoform X2, whose amino-acid sequence is MAGQGLAAGFLQVPAVTRAYTAACVLTTAAVLELLSPFQLYFNPHLVFRKFQVWRLITTFLFFGPLGFGFFFNMLFVFRYCRMLEEGSFRGRKADFVFMFLFGGVLMTLLGFLGSLFFLGQALMAMLVYVWSRRSPQVRVNFFGLLNFQAPFLPWALMGFSMLLGNSVLTDLLGIVVGHIYYFLEDVFPNQPGGKRLLLTPSFLKLLLDDPQEDPNYLPLPEEPPEP